A genomic window from Triticum urartu cultivar G1812 chromosome 7, Tu2.1, whole genome shotgun sequence includes:
- the LOC125518221 gene encoding uncharacterized protein LOC125518221 has protein sequence METCGDDVSDPTMEIIGVLSDVSMASKSLPIGVVSTNFKVTRGFGGITENAKVNVDRLYLRQIMTGWDANQSDVIKPNAVTGLGKTAVNNWGVYDGAGSKAKLVAKTHGMHTFAGKWSNWFTLVFVVGRFEASTLQVMGANDEDEADNDWAIVGGTGEFAMARGIIPRRVYSITNSTLTHALTIEFFCHMTEVVPSPTKRGTVGGNRGTLPREMEGKSQRLENVTIYHVGAVEGFQFSYVDEDGKIRTTDTWGRVHPDPLRKTEIKFGPSEFVKKINGAQRGGGWLSKFEIVTTHKTYGPFGSDIGTPHFSYTVPEDETVVGFFANTDNVFVTSIGVYTI, from the exons ATGGAGACCTGCGGCGACGACGTCTCCGACCCAACCATGGAGATCATCGGCGTCCTCTCTGATGTCTCCATGGCGAGCAAAAGCCTCCCTATAGGCGTCGTCTCCACCAATTTCAAGGTCACTCGTGGCTTCGGTGGAATCACGGAGAACGCCAAGGTGAACGTCGACAGGCTGTATCTGCGCCAGATCATGACGGGCTGGGACGCGAATCAGTCAGATGTGATAAAGCCCAATGCCGTGACAGGGCTAGGTAAAACTGCTGTGAACAACTGGGGTGTCTATGACGGTGCTGGCTCCAAGGCTAAACTTGTTGCCAAAACGCACGGCATGCACACATTTGCCGGCAAATGGAGCAATTGGTTCACCTTGGTGTTTGTGGTCGGAAG GTTCGAAGCGTCCACTCTTCAGGTTATGGGAGCTAATGATGAGGATGAAGCAGATAATGACTGGGCCATTGTAGGTGGGACCGGTGAATTCGCAATGGCTCGCGGTATCATTCCGAGAAGAGTATATAGTATAACAAACAGTACATTAACACATGCGCTTACTATTGAATTCTTCTGCCACATGACGGAG GTCGTCCCTTCACCTACAAAGAGAGGAACAGTTGGTGGAAATAGAGGCACCCTGCCCCGGGAAATGGAAGGCAAATCCCAACGTCTTGAAAATGTGACAATCTACCATGTAGGTGCAGTTGAAGGGTTTCAATTTTCCTACGTTGACGAAGACGGGAAAATCCGCACCACTGATACTTGGGGTCGAGTACATCCTGATCCTTTGCGCAAGACCGAA ATAAAGTTTGGCCCATCAGAGTTTGTGAAAAAGATCAATGGGGCTCAGAGAGGCGGGGGCTGGCTATCAAAATTTGAGATCGTCACCACCCACAAAACGTATGGTCCTTTTGGAAGTGACATCGGCACTCCACATTTCAGCTATACCGTGCCGGAGGACGAGACCGTGGTGGGCTTCTTCGCAAACACTGATAACGTTTTCGTCACTTCAATTGGTGTTTACACCATCTAA